DNA from Chitinophaga pendula:
AAGGTAACGATTCTCTGTTGGTCAGTATGGATGGCTACATAGTTTTTGAGACCTTCAATATGTGAGATCTCATTCAGTTCTATCTTTTGTAATTTATTTTTTGCATCGGTTTTTACAACTATAAAGTCAGTTTGTTTTTCCTGTTGCTTTTCTTCTTCAAAGGCCAATTGGTTCATGACTTTTTGTACGGCTCTGAAGAAGCGGTCATAAGAAATAGGTTTTAGGAGATAGTCTACGACTTCGTATTCAAAACCTTCCAAGGCATATTCCTTAAATGCGGAGGTAATGATGATGTTTGTCTTGCGTTTGACTAATTTGATAAAATCCAGTCCGGTTAGTTGCGGCATCTGGATATCTACGAAAATAAGATCGATAGCTTGCTCATTAACATAGTGTAATGCTTCCAGTGGATTGTTGAAAGCACCTTTCAAATCCAGAAAGGATACTTGTGAGACGTAATCGCGTAATAGGTCAAGGGCGTGCTGCTCGTCGTCTATTATTACACACGTTAACATAGGTTCATAGTTTTAAGGTTAGGTCTACTGTATAAAATTCATCTTTATCGTCTATTAGCAGTTGATACTTATTATTGCCATAAGCAAGATCCAGTCGCTTTTTGACATTGACCAGGCCAATTCCGCTACTGATCATATTGGTAGCGCTCGTTTTCTTTTTATTAAAGGTATGAAAATGGAGCTCATCATCTAAAACATCGATTTTTATCGTGGCGGGGTGCTCAGGATCATTGACATCTCCGTACTTAAAGAGATTCTCTACAAAAGTGATCAGGAGCATAGGGACTATACGTCTGTATTTAAAAGCATAGTCATTTTCGGGCTCAAATTCAATATAAAGACTGTTATTGAATCGCAATTGGTGTATTTCTATCAGATTGTGAATATGTTGAACTTCGGTTTCCAGCGCGGTTTTGCCATCGTCATGATCATGTAATGCATAGCGCATGATATCTGATAATAGCATGACACTGCGGGATGCACTTTGAGAGCATTTCATTACCTGCGTATAGATAAAGCTGAGTGTATTGAATAAAAAATGCGGTTGAATTTGGTATCTTAGATAGTTTAGATTTGAAATAAGTATTTCTTTTTCGAGCTGATTCCTTTTTTGCAATTCCTCGTTCCTCAATTTCTCAAGGTGTACTAATTCCTTATTAATTTGAATAGTATGGGTTGTAAAAGAATAAGCATAACTGAGAGAGGCAAAATAGAGAAAGCGTGTACCTCTTATTGCTAAAAAATGTTTTAAAGTGAGAAAAGAATACATTGTTGGAATCTTAGCAACCTTCATGTATTCTGTTAGAGAATAATTCAAAAGCATATAAAAGACAATTAGCAGTAATGTTGCTATGGCTAGTTGATTATACTTTCTTGTGAAAGCAAACAATGGTATTAATAGAAAACTGTTGATATAAAATATCAGTGCATTTAATAAGAAGAATAATAATGTGGAGGTGAGTGTTAGTCGAGCCGGATCTATAATAATGATAACTCCGTTTTCATATAGAAAATAAATTACCCATATTAACAGATGTATGTAAAATTTCTGCAAATACCCATTTTTTCTGTCAGCTAGTATACTTTTAATTTGGAAGGCATGGTAAGGAGAATTTTTTTTCATGGAAAAAACAGCTTTTGTGTATTGATTAGCCCATTTCGTGTAATGAATTTCTATAAGTTAGTTAGGATTTCGAATTTTACTAGGTCTGGAATAAGTTTCTTAGTTTTTACATGAATGGATCACTTGGAATTCGGTAATTTTTTATATATGAATAAATTTACTATTAATCATTTAGGTTGTTTGCAACTTGGAAAGAAAGTTATAATGAAAGTTGACGTTGCAAATACTTCTTTTAAGATTTACGCGAAAATGCCAACTCAACCGACGACTGTGACAGATCCAATCACGACGATAATTACACTTACAACTAGTGGAGCGTTACCTGTCGAAAATTGATATTGGTTTTCCACGGTGTTGAAAATGTTTTATTGAAAATAAACGTCATAGAAATGAATTATCCCAATTTAGTAAATGCTAACAACAGATTGCAACTCAAGAAAAAAATTATATTAAAAGTAGTGAATAATCAGATACCTGTCAAGGGTATGGGGATTCCTACATTTGTCGATCCTACTGGTGGTGAAAAATCAATGGATGCACTTTGTACTATATCTGTCACCGGCCGGCCATGATACTTTAAGAAAATAACTTCATGATAAATGCCAATATCATCCATCGTAGACAGTTAGCCAACATTATCACAACTATCAATAGGTATTTTGGCCGGAAGTCAACGTTTTCGTTGGAAGATCTCTCTTTGGCACTCTTTTATCATCACCTTTTCTATTTGGAAGAGAACGTGATATATAAGGGAAAAAGGGATCAGATATTGGAGCAAATAGTGCGGAAGATAAAAGTGGAAGGATTAGCAGGTATAATGGGAACCCCACAAGGGCCGTTCCTGATGAATTGCCTGGCTAATGTAATAAAGGGGATGTATCGTAATGAAGAAAACTCCCCCGCTCTTTATGACAGTGTAAACCAATTTAGCCACGAGTTACTCAACGAAGGTTGGATCACGAAAGAATGGTCCAACTGGGGGTATCTGGATGGATGGGCAGGAATGGCCAACTATTATCTGGAATTGCCCAAGGAGTTCTCCTCTAGAGCCGCTTTCCTGAAGCGACTGGACCAGGTACCTGACGAGTGGATATTAACAAGTTTCGGACAATACCCAGGTTTACCGTTCCGGCAAAGACCCCTGGTGGAAGTTGGTCTTGGAAGTGGCATCACTGGCATCTTAACAGTATTGGAGCGACTGGCAACAGCAACTGGTAATCCTTTATTAGCTACTTTGCTGGAAGAAAATGTTCGACAGCTGCTACAATGGCGCCAAGAGGTAGATCAGACCGCTTCAAAATGTTCTTTCTTTCCTTTCATGATTGACAGAACGAAAAGAGAGGCCCATTACGATAATCGCCTATGGTGGAAAAGTGGAGACCTAGGACAGGTACTGTTACTCTACCGGAATGGACAGCTGCAACATAATGATCATCAAGCCCGTACAGCGCTCCTCGTAGCCCTGAACACGCTAATGCGCAAAGTGCCGCAACATACGAATATCGAAAATGCCACAATAGAAGAAGGAGCAGCTGGCGTAGCAGAGTTATACCGCAAGCTTTTTCACCTGATGGGAAATACCCAATTGCTGGATGGATACCATTATTGGATATCCGAAACAGAGCGATTGCTGGAAAAGGAGGTTTCCGAAGGCCGTTGGTATTCGAGAGGGGTCGGTGTCCTGGATGGACTAACCGGTATTGGCTTGACACTTGCCTTCAGCGAATACGGAATGACAACTTCCTGGAGTGACGTTTTGCTAATATGAGATAAAAGAGTAGCGTGTGCGTGTGACCACTTTTATTCATCGTGTTTGTATTGGCAGTGTAGGCCTAACATTTTATCAGCCAGAATCAACGTGTAAATACCAAGTTTCAAAGATATTTTAGACCAAACCTCGATACCCAAAGCCCTTTTACAACTTTCAAAGCTGTTTTTAGGTGCCAAGTATCAGGTCAGTAACCCAAATGACTGAGGACAGTCATGGCTTTCATCCATTTCATTATATACAACAAGGGGGCATCAGCCGGCCTCCTGACGTAAGAGGAATATATAATCCCGTAAGATTATTCCGCTTACATTGTCAAAATGATAACAGTTAGGACGATTAAAGAAAGGTAGTGGCATAGTAGTAAATATGATAGACTGACTATTGCGTGTAAGATTTGCCAACAGTTGCCTGCAGAAATGCTATGCTAACAGAACGAATAGGCCAGGCTGTACGATATCAGCTAATAAAACATTACTTCATAAAAACGCATTGGAACCTGGCTCCGCGCTTTTGACGCGTTGAAGGATACGACAAAATTTGAGCCATTTTCCTATAAAAAACATTACCAGGGCACTCACAGTACCTCTGTCCCCCCACCCCAAAAAGAGTGCCCTGGTGTTCGTACTTATGTCCAACGAAGACCCCCAAGGGCCGCCTTTCTGATGAAGAGGGCGGCCCTTTTTTTATAACTATTTCATAAACAATAAGATGTAGCGCGAATTGCCTCCCCCCTCTCCTACTGGCGAAAAAAAGTCCATCACTTACAACAATTAATCCATTCACAAAATATGTTGCAACAACTATTTTTGTGTTGTATTTCGGAGGTTAATATGAAAACACGTAAAAAAGTCATAGAAGTAGCAAATGTAGCCGCCCCTCACATGGTCGGCGACGGATTCAGGGTAAGCAGTATATTTCACAGTACGAAAAAGCTGAGCCCTTTTTTCCTGATGGATTATGCAGCGCCCGCGTACTTCCCTCCTACTAATAGACCCAGAGGCGTAGATCAACACCCGCACCGGGGCTTTGAAACGGTAACGGTAGTATACCAGGGCGAACTGGAGCACCGGGATTCTAATGGCGGACACGGAAAGATCGGCCCCGGCGACGTACAATGGATGACTGCTGCGTCGGGAGTTGTACACGAAGAAAAACATAGTGAAGCATTCAGCAAGACGGGGGGTAAAGTGGAAATGGCCCAAATCTGGGTGAACCTTCCCAAAGCATATAAAATGTCCGCACCTGGATATCAAACCTTGCTGAAAGACCAGATACCGGTAGTACCAGTCGGAGACGAGAGCTATATACGTATTATAGCCGGTCAATACCAACAACAGGCCGGGGCGGCCCAAACATTCTCTCCGCTTAATCTTTGGGATATACAGCTAAAGGCTGGACAAGCAACAACTATTTCTCTTCCGGAAGGACATAATACAGGTATCGTAGTATTGAAAGGTGACGCAAGTTTCAACGAAGCTGAAACAGCAAAAGGAATACAATTGGTAGTATTTGATCCTAACGGCGAAGAGATCGCCATAAAAGCTACGACAGATACCAGTTTAATCCTTTTAAGCGGCGAACCTATCAATGAGCCTGTATTTGCTTATGGACCTTTTGTAATGAACTCTCAGGAAGAGATCGCCGAAGCCATCGAAGATTATAATAGCGGTAAGATGGGCTTCCTTTAATCCTTGAATAAATTCACTGACAATATACATTTATAAAACTAAAATTGATAACAATGACAACCTGGAAAATAGATTCCGCACATAGCGACATACAGTTTAAGGTAAAACACCTGATGATCACCACGGTTACCGGACAATTCGCAGCTTTTGACGCAACCATGCAAACAACCACAGAAGACGGATTTGCCGGAGCACAGATCAATTTCGAAGCAGATATTAATAGCGTAAGCACAAAGAATGAGCAACGCGATCAACACCTGCTCGCGGAAGATTTCTTTGATGCTGCTAAATATCCTAAACTTTCCTTCAGATCAAAAGAATTCAAAAAAGTAGATGACGAGACCTACACCCTCACCGGCGATCTTACCATCCGTGAACATACTAAACCGGTAGAACTGAAAGTAGAGTATGGTGGTACCATGAAAGACCCATGGGGGCAGACTAAGGCTGGTTTTGAACTTACTGGTAAGATCAGCAGAAAAGACTTTGGTCTTTCCTTTAATGCCACTACCGATACAGGTGGTGTAGTGCTGGGAGATGAAGTGAAACTGTTGGCAAACGTACAGATGATAAAACAATAATCAGATACTAATAACGCGATATAACAATGGACATTTTAGAAAAACTGGAGTGGCGTTACGCGACCAAGAAATTCGACGCTACTAAAAAGTTAGATAAAGATAAACTGAATCGTATCCTCCGTGCTACAAGTCTCTCTGCTTCTTCTTACGGTTTGCAACCATATAAGGTATTGGTGATAGAGGATGCTGAAGTACGTGAGAAATTAAAAGCGGCTTCTTATGGGCAACCGCAGGTTACAGATGCATCTCAGCTAATCGTATTTGTAAGATATAGGGATCTGTCGGAGAATCATGTGGATCAATACATCAATAATATCGCAACGACCCGCAGTATAGGAGTGGAAACGTTGGCTGGATACGCCGGCCTTATGAAACAGGTCGTATCAAACCTGGATGAAACAAAAGCAGGAATATGGACATCAAAACAGGCTTACTTAGCACTGGGTACACTATTGACAGCTGCTGCGGCGGAAGGTGTAGATGCTGCTCCTATGGAAGGATTTGATCCAGCTCAATACGATGAGATATTGGGACTAAAAGATAGGAACCTGGCTTCCGTAGTAATCGTTGCACTAGGTTATAGATCGGCGGAGGACGAAATGCAACATGCAAAGAAAGTAAGGAAATCATTAGATGAATTAGTTGAAGTAATTTAAGTATCAGGTTGTCAGGAATGTAAAAGCCAGCAGATAATTATCTGTTGGCTTTTCTGTTTTATATCCTTGTGGGGGCCAGGTGTGAACTGGCCAGAATTTTGTAGCTTACTGATATCACATACTAATTATAATCATACAAAAAGATACACTATGAAAAGATTTGCTAGCGCTAATTGGCAGGGTACCGGTAAAGAAGGTAAAGGTACGCTGACTACAGAAACAGGTGTATTGCAAAGTACACCCTATTCTTTCAGCAGCCGTTTTGAAGATGGGGCAGGTACTAACCCGGAAGAGCTTATTGCTGCCGCGCATGCAGGTTGCTTTACTATGAAGTTAAGCTTTCTCATTACAGATGCCGGGTTTACACCAGGTTCGCTAGATACCAAAGCCACGGTGAAGTTTGAGAATGGTGCAGTAACCGAGAGCCATCTGGAATTAAGAGCCAATATACCAGGAATAGAAAGTGATAGATTCACGAAGCTGGCAGAAGATGCCCGGGCTAATTGTCCTATCTCCAAATTGCTTAATACGACAATTACACTTGATGCGCAACTAGTATAAATGACTTCGCATAATACACAATGCCGGTGTGTTCTGAATGGATACACCGGCATTGTTTTTTAGTCCACGTTTTCCTTTATTCCATCCATTGTATATCCCCCGCTGTTGACGGACCTTTGTGTTACAAAAGGAGTAAATATTATGAACAAGATCATTCATCGGGCAAACAGCAGAGGCTATGCAAATCATGGCTGGTTACAGAGTTATCATACTTTTAGTTTTGCAGGTTATTATAACCCGGAAGCTATGCAGTTCGGCGCACTACGTGTGCTGAATGATGACTGGGTAAAAGGTGGTATGGGCTTTGGCGCACATCCCCATGAAAATATGGAGATCGTTTCTATTCCACTCAGTGGTGCATTAGAACACAAGGATAACACAGGACGTAACGAAATCATCCGAAGTAATGATGTACAGATCATGAGCGCCGGAACTGGTATCACACATGCAGAGTATAATGCTTCTAAAACAGATCCGGTTAGTTTTCTGCAGATATGGGTGTTCCCCAAAGTGAGGAATATCGCCCCACGATATCAACAGTTGACATTTGATCCTGCTGCCCGGAAAAATACATTACAAGTAGTAGTATCTCCTGATAAAGATACCGACGCGTTATGGATCAATCAGGATGCGTGGTTCTCTCTTGGACAATTAGATCAGGATGGTTCGCTGAGCATAACACCTAAATTAACAGGACATGGTAGCTATATTTTTGTGTTGGAAGGAGAGCTGCAGGTTGGTGGCGAAACCCTCAAACGGCGTGATGCAATAGGCCTTTCAGACTATACACAAGCTAATATTACAGCAACAAAAGCGGCAGAGTTTTTGATCATTGATGTTCCTTTGAATTAATAGAAAAAACATTACTATCACCAATAAATATCGTGATATATGAGTACTACCACTATTGGATTGGAGAAAAAAACTTCTAAGGAATTAGCAGAAAAATTGAATGTACTACTTTCTGCTTATCAGGTGTTTTATATGAATACGCGCGGATTTCATTGGAATATAAAAGGAGACAAATTTTTCACTCTGCATGTAAAGTTTGAAGAGATATACACAGATGCACTCGCAAAAATAGATGAGATCGCAGAACGTATCCTTACACTTGGGTTCACTCCAACACATACATTTTCAGACTATGTTAGTCATTCGTCTATACGTGAGATAAAAAACGAAGGGAAGGACACTGCTTGTGTCCAGGCTATAGTAGCAGGTTTACAGACATTGATAGAAATAGAAAGAGAAGTGTCAGCATTGAGTAATGAAGTAGGAGATGATGGCACAAATGACCTTATCACTACTTACATCCGGGAGCAGGAGAAACTAGTATGGATGTACAATGCTTATCTGCATTAAAAAAAATAACATTCTTTTAGTAAAAGATCAGCCCATAAGGCTGGTCTTTTCTTTTGATGTTCCTTATTATTGCGCTTCCACCCGAAACAAGATATGGTGCTGTACAATGATCATTGTTTAACCGGTTAAATATAGATGACTATGCAGGATGTATTACAACAACAGTATTGGAACAATTCTATACAGCAATATATTATTGCTGTGGGTATTTTCTTATTGAGTATTGTCATAATACTTATATTGAAAAAGTTATTATTGAAACGGTTAAGAAAATGGGCCGGAGATACGGATAGTAATATCGATGATTTTGTTGTGAGAAGGGCGGAACGTTCGTTAGTACCTTTATTATATATAGCCGCATTTTATATCGGAATATCAACACTTAACCTAACACCCAAAGCTGCTCGCGTCACTCACATTGGGGTCTCTTTACTTTCTACTTTTTTTGTGTTGCAGGTACTGACAGCGACACTCAGATTCCTTTTGCACGGATATCTTTCGAGACGGGAAAATGGGGAAGAGAAAGCCAAACAGATAAATGGGATTATGTTGATCATCTCCGGAGTGATTTGGATGCTTGGTATTGTGTTCTTGTTGGATAACTGGGGCTTTAATGTAACTACAATCATCACTGGCTTGGGGATAGGGGGTATTGCTATCGCATTGGCAGCGCAGACCATACTGGGAGACCTGTTCAGTTATTTTGTTATCTTCTTCGATCGGCCTTTCGAAATTGGGGATTTTATTGTAGTACAGGATAAAGCCGGGGTGGTAGAGTTTATTGGTATTAAAACGACTCGTCTGCGTAGTCTCAGTGGGGAGCAGCTGGTATTTTCTAATACAGATCTGACCAATTCCAGGGTACATAACTACAAGCGAATGGAAAGGAGACGTATCGTTTTTAAGTTCGGTGTAGTCTACCAGACTCCTAAAGAGAAGCTGGAACAAATACCAGCCATCGTAAAAGGGATCATTAACGGCAATCCGGACCTGCAGTTCGACCGAGCGCACTTCCTAAGCTTTGATAGTTCTCAGCTTACCTATGAGGTAGTTTATTTTGTATTAACAGGTGATTACAATAAATATATGGATAACCAGCAAGCCATTAATCTGGCATTGTTTGATGCATTTAGACAAGCAGGAATCGCTTTTGCCTTACCAACACAAACGTTATTCATACGGAATAATAATGGTAACGGTGCAGCTATGGCTTCTTAAAATAACCAATAGTCTCAAATAAAAATTGAAGTATTATGTTGTTGGCAACAGACCTGGATGGTACCTTTTTGGGAGGTAGTGAAGAAGATAGAACACAGTTGTACCGCTATATCCGTGCAGATAAGAATATTATATTAGTATTTGTGACAGGTAGGGGGCTGCAAAGTATTCTGCCATTATTGGAGGACGAACAAATGCCTCGCCCCCATTTTATTATTGGGGATGTCGGAGCTACGATCGTGCATGGATTAACCTTGGAGCCTGTACAGCCACTGCAGGACGAAATTGCAGGCAAATGGCCGGGGCAGGAGATCATACGGCAGCATTTGGAGCATGTAAAGGGATTGCGGTTCCAGGAAGTGCCACAGGAAAGACGCTGTTCATTTTTTTATGATCAGGACACTGATATAGCCGCAGCGATTCATATTGTGACTGATCTCGGCTGCGACTTCATCCAGTCTGCAGGCAAATACCTGGATGTATTGCCTAAGGGGGTAAATAAAGGACATACATTACATCAACTGATACAACAACTTGGATATCCGGAAGATAAGATATTAGTAGCTGGAGATACTATGAACGATCGCTCCCTCTATGATCTGGGGTTTAAAGGGGTGGTAGTAGGTGGTGCAGAACCCGCATTGTTAGGTTATACAGGTGAATTGCGCCATGTACTACAGGCTCGCAAGACAGGAGCCGGGGGTATTTCTGAAGCAATAGATGCCTTTCCCACACTGCTGAGCTGATCAATACACATATATGCTTGGATATGAAAAAGATCGTAACTTAGGATAACGATCAGAATAACATACCGGTTATAAGATCGTTCCTAATAAATAGCAGATAAAACATATTGGAGAAGATATAGTAAACCTTATCATTTAACTGCTTAAATCCATACGTTTATGGAAATTCCAACACAGATTACCAACCTGCAGCAACAAATCGATACCTGGAAAGGTGAAGTCGATAAGGTAAGGAGAGATGTGAAAGAAATGCGCAGCAGGTTAGAAGAATTGGTAACCCAACAGGGTGATCAGGAAAAACTGATACACGTAGAACATTTTCAGAACCGCTTCATCCGGCAGCTGGAAGTGGCAGATGAAATGTTTCATGATCTGAAGCAATCCTCCCGGAAAATTCTGGGTGGAGACAAACCATTACTAGTACACAATGACCGCCCGGTAGAGGATTATGATGGATTACATGATCGCATGGAGACATTCCATAAACTTTATGATGAACTTAAAGGTGAATTCAACGGATTTATTTTGTAATACCGCCAGCTTCCCGGTGGTATAAAACCAGTATACTGCCGGGAAGTAATTGCAACGACGACCCTATTCCTGCATTTCCTTTACCTTATGCTCTATCTTGTGTATGATCTCATCCAGCTGTATGGTCGATTTATGTAACCAATCTATCAGCTTGCGATTCATATCAGGATCTTCATTTTGTTCATTCAATAGCTGCGCTATACTCAATATAGATACCACTGGTCGTCGTATTTCATGACTGTTGATCCAGGCAATATCACGTAACGCCTTATTCTGCTCCTGTAATTGCTGTATGAACTGCTTTTTCTCTGTGATATCAGAAATAATAACTACAAACCGCGCTATCCCATACTGGTCGTTTAACACCGGGGTAACAGCCGCATTTACCCAATAGGGAGTGCCATGTTTGTCTTGGCAAATGACTTCTGCAGAAAAAGATACTTTTTCTTTTATTTTATCCTTGATGAATTGTATAGTTGCAGTGTCTTCCTGGTGCAGCAAAAGCCTGAGCGGATGCACTTTTTTAATGTCCTCCAGGGTGAATCCAAATTGAAGCGTGAATCCATCATTGATCCATTCGACGTCACCTTGTGTGTTTGTGATCAGAATCGCATTACTGGTCTTACTGGCGACTAATGATAACATACTGATCTGCTGTGCCTGTCTTACCTGCTGATCTATATCCTGTATAATACCGATGATACGCGCAGGTAGGCCTTGCTCACAAATAAGATAAGCCTTCTCCAATACATATTTATAAGTCCCGTCTGCGCAAAGGAAACGATACTCATCTCTAGCATATGTTAATGCGCCGCTGGCAAGCTGCAGGCATACTGCTGTAATATGGTCTTTATCTTCCGGATGTATTTTTTCACGCCACCATTCTATTTGTTGCATCTGCTCTGCAGTACCGTAGCCAAAGAGACTGTGGAGACCATGATTCCAGTGGATCGTATTACCATGCATATCCCAATCGAAGATGGCATCGTGAGTGGCATTCGCCAATAGCTCATAACGCAGGCTCATTTCATGAGCGGCCTTACTGGCTTTTACCTGTGCATCTACATCACGGGCGGTAACAATACGGGCATTTTTGCCAAAATAAGTACAGGGATGACTGTAAATTTCTACATGAAAGGTAGCACCGTCCTTACTCTGATGCAACCAGGTACCACGATAGGAGGTATTACCATTACAATTTGATGCAACGTCTTCCAGTAGTTTTTTAACTTCGGCAGGTTCCCGGATGTCCTTTAATGTCATAGACAGAAACTCACTTTCCGTATAGCCATATCGGATAATTGATGCTTTATTGACAGATAGAAAACGCAATGTTTGTTTATCGTATATCCACATAGGGATAGGATGATTGTGGAATAATTGTGCATGTTGACTAGCACGGTAGTTACGACGTAATGCAAAAAAGAACAACGCTCCTAGTACGAAGAAACTAAGAACACCGCTAACTAATAAAAGATGTTGTTTGAAGGGCGTTAATGGATGTGCTGTTAGC
Protein-coding regions in this window:
- a CDS encoding LytR/AlgR family response regulator transcription factor; the protein is MLTCVIIDDEQHALDLLRDYVSQVSFLDLKGAFNNPLEALHYVNEQAIDLIFVDIQMPQLTGLDFIKLVKRKTNIIITSAFKEYALEGFEYEVVDYLLKPISYDRFFRAVQKVMNQLAFEEEKQQEKQTDFIVVKTDAKNKLQKIELNEISHIEGLKNYVAIHTDQQRIVTLLNMNDLEEGLPRDQFIRVHKSYIIAIERIKSIDGNQIYLKNVKDGIQLSDTYKTAFFNILKQSLVGNKRKI
- a CDS encoding sensor histidine kinase, producing MKVAKIPTMYSFLTLKHFLAIRGTRFLYFASLSYAYSFTTHTIQINKELVHLEKLRNEELQKRNQLEKEILISNLNYLRYQIQPHFLFNTLSFIYTQVMKCSQSASRSVMLLSDIMRYALHDHDDGKTALETEVQHIHNLIEIHQLRFNNSLYIEFEPENDYAFKYRRIVPMLLITFVENLFKYGDVNDPEHPATIKIDVLDDELHFHTFNKKKTSATNMISSGIGLVNVKKRLDLAYGNNKYQLLIDDKDEFYTVDLTLKL
- a CDS encoding lanthionine synthetase LanC family protein; this encodes MINANIIHRRQLANIITTINRYFGRKSTFSLEDLSLALFYHHLFYLEENVIYKGKRDQILEQIVRKIKVEGLAGIMGTPQGPFLMNCLANVIKGMYRNEENSPALYDSVNQFSHELLNEGWITKEWSNWGYLDGWAGMANYYLELPKEFSSRAAFLKRLDQVPDEWILTSFGQYPGLPFRQRPLVEVGLGSGITGILTVLERLATATGNPLLATLLEENVRQLLQWRQEVDQTASKCSFFPFMIDRTKREAHYDNRLWWKSGDLGQVLLLYRNGQLQHNDHQARTALLVALNTLMRKVPQHTNIENATIEEGAAGVAELYRKLFHLMGNTQLLDGYHYWISETERLLEKEVSEGRWYSRGVGVLDGLTGIGLTLAFSEYGMTTSWSDVLLI
- a CDS encoding pirin family protein — its product is MKTRKKVIEVANVAAPHMVGDGFRVSSIFHSTKKLSPFFLMDYAAPAYFPPTNRPRGVDQHPHRGFETVTVVYQGELEHRDSNGGHGKIGPGDVQWMTAASGVVHEEKHSEAFSKTGGKVEMAQIWVNLPKAYKMSAPGYQTLLKDQIPVVPVGDESYIRIIAGQYQQQAGAAQTFSPLNLWDIQLKAGQATTISLPEGHNTGIVVLKGDASFNEAETAKGIQLVVFDPNGEEIAIKATTDTSLILLSGEPINEPVFAYGPFVMNSQEEIAEAIEDYNSGKMGFL
- a CDS encoding YceI family protein; the encoded protein is MTTWKIDSAHSDIQFKVKHLMITTVTGQFAAFDATMQTTTEDGFAGAQINFEADINSVSTKNEQRDQHLLAEDFFDAAKYPKLSFRSKEFKKVDDETYTLTGDLTIREHTKPVELKVEYGGTMKDPWGQTKAGFELTGKISRKDFGLSFNATTDTGGVVLGDEVKLLANVQMIKQ
- a CDS encoding NAD(P)H-dependent oxidoreductase translates to MDILEKLEWRYATKKFDATKKLDKDKLNRILRATSLSASSYGLQPYKVLVIEDAEVREKLKAASYGQPQVTDASQLIVFVRYRDLSENHVDQYINNIATTRSIGVETLAGYAGLMKQVVSNLDETKAGIWTSKQAYLALGTLLTAAAAEGVDAAPMEGFDPAQYDEILGLKDRNLASVVIVALGYRSAEDEMQHAKKVRKSLDELVEVI
- a CDS encoding OsmC family protein, whose translation is MKRFASANWQGTGKEGKGTLTTETGVLQSTPYSFSSRFEDGAGTNPEELIAAAHAGCFTMKLSFLITDAGFTPGSLDTKATVKFENGAVTESHLELRANIPGIESDRFTKLAEDARANCPISKLLNTTITLDAQLV
- a CDS encoding pirin family protein produces the protein MNKIIHRANSRGYANHGWLQSYHTFSFAGYYNPEAMQFGALRVLNDDWVKGGMGFGAHPHENMEIVSIPLSGALEHKDNTGRNEIIRSNDVQIMSAGTGITHAEYNASKTDPVSFLQIWVFPKVRNIAPRYQQLTFDPAARKNTLQVVVSPDKDTDALWINQDAWFSLGQLDQDGSLSITPKLTGHGSYIFVLEGELQVGGETLKRRDAIGLSDYTQANITATKAAEFLIIDVPLN
- a CDS encoding Dps family protein, whose product is MSTTTIGLEKKTSKELAEKLNVLLSAYQVFYMNTRGFHWNIKGDKFFTLHVKFEEIYTDALAKIDEIAERILTLGFTPTHTFSDYVSHSSIREIKNEGKDTACVQAIVAGLQTLIEIEREVSALSNEVGDDGTNDLITTYIREQEKLVWMYNAYLH
- a CDS encoding mechanosensitive ion channel family protein, which codes for MQDVLQQQYWNNSIQQYIIAVGIFLLSIVIILILKKLLLKRLRKWAGDTDSNIDDFVVRRAERSLVPLLYIAAFYIGISTLNLTPKAARVTHIGVSLLSTFFVLQVLTATLRFLLHGYLSRRENGEEKAKQINGIMLIISGVIWMLGIVFLLDNWGFNVTTIITGLGIGGIAIALAAQTILGDLFSYFVIFFDRPFEIGDFIVVQDKAGVVEFIGIKTTRLRSLSGEQLVFSNTDLTNSRVHNYKRMERRRIVFKFGVVYQTPKEKLEQIPAIVKGIINGNPDLQFDRAHFLSFDSSQLTYEVVYFVLTGDYNKYMDNQQAINLALFDAFRQAGIAFALPTQTLFIRNNNGNGAAMAS
- a CDS encoding HAD-IIB family hydrolase, which encodes MLLATDLDGTFLGGSEEDRTQLYRYIRADKNIILVFVTGRGLQSILPLLEDEQMPRPHFIIGDVGATIVHGLTLEPVQPLQDEIAGKWPGQEIIRQHLEHVKGLRFQEVPQERRCSFFYDQDTDIAAAIHIVTDLGCDFIQSAGKYLDVLPKGVNKGHTLHQLIQQLGYPEDKILVAGDTMNDRSLYDLGFKGVVVGGAEPALLGYTGELRHVLQARKTGAGGISEAIDAFPTLLS